In Leptidea sinapis chromosome 8, ilLepSina1.1, whole genome shotgun sequence, a single window of DNA contains:
- the LOC126965567 gene encoding uncharacterized protein LOC126965567: protein MSVEKSIAIQQERLTKLNRAEANYRKSPKERVTRGYLETRLEIVESLWKEFTETHWHIIGTANESQSSSLDYFTKGTYDTFEETYTYYKGCLKEAIHAMIRRDKSQALPPQSVVKESKSSDVKLPKIELPKFSGKYEEWQQFYDLFCSLIHNNRNLSAVEKLHYLKSTLSGDAEALIRNLPTTELNYSAAWKKLTNRYNNKRYNCNAILKSLFTQKHITSESAYSIRCLLDGTTSCITSLNNLGIETKEWDAILVFLVVSKLDHESLRQWEITVSGVSSDTLTKWDELEVFLESRFRTLEMIDSSKQMSKTPHNNAKRIEKIKSFAVHDDAKKYQCIMCSGDHFLYQCKGFGQLAPQERQEYLQKKSLCFNCLAPTHSVKKCRYTTSCRRCGKRHHSLLHQEREIQQGFTNTTENNHTFTQSKQPNQGNSQPSSPNQRVNIVANFAREETVVGLADVLLATAIVRASSDSGQFCVLRALIDQGSQASFVTEQTVQTLGLKRVSVSGCVSGIGDGRLRIKHMVSFQIESRRDPSKSIQISAYVLKSLISRLPTNKISSPDWLDIENLSLADPGFKSPGRIDILLGAEVYGEVLLNDIIKHPKGHLLAQNTIFGWIISGKVSQVPSTGVRKMVSLHVQVREDFLLKQFWELENEPNLIQKKLTKTEEKCEEFYDSTTFRNEEGRFVVRLPFKSDDPQCQYGGLKEIAEKRFYYLEKKLQRNPNFKEEYCKVMQEYLDLNHMIEIKDEMVEPKAVYFPHHAVVREDKETTKVRVVFDASCKGKNGVSLNDNLHVGPKLQQDLRHILMRWRIFPICIVADLIKMYRQVRLNDEDTRFQRILWRFNPDEPLGQYELLTLTFGTACAPHLAVKSLQRLAEDERLNYPTASEITIKDFYIDDLMTGCQTEEEAIEIYKGMNKLMQAGGFQLQKWSSNSRALLQYIDQDNQSSAPSIPIKADKMVKVLGICWNRDSDEFQYTVDLPEVDKLPTKRQVLSDIARLYDPMGWIAPVVVTAKVFIQKLWKSGLAWDDELPVDLLNEWLKYRSQLTELKTILIPRWLHFTQDCEVELHAFADASQTAYAGVVFSRSVNEKGDVHVHLLASKTKETPIEKELSIPRIELCGAVLATKLLHEVAQVMAVPKEKLHAWSDSTIVLAWLRGLPSRWTTFVSNRVSEILNILDSNQFNHVGTKLNPADCASRGLQPSDLKREMLWWKGPTFLHQPLINYPITEYSTQEEVRACKTGEIKTLVALKKVDANQRFKQEENNLFWSKYSSLNKMLRIVSYVNRFLNLKLKAHERKKHPEFITAREINDSLLGCIKQVQALKFKEEIRQLKSGGHVQKKNELHILNPFLDGMGLLRVGGRITLSKLSYDEKHPIVMPDVSHLTQVIVQDAHISTMHGGPQAMLNYLRSRFWVIHARQLVKKCFRRCVTCIRYSQRKTTPLMGQLPEVRLQPSKVFKSSGVDYAGPINFRISPGRGGKSYKGYICLFVCMVTRAIHIEAVSDLTSKGFIAAFRRFVGRRGRCTDLHCDNGTNFVGADKELREIFHTTKSKVPQEIADVLAMEGTTFHYIPPLSPNFGGIWEAGVRSAKTHFKKVIGNHTLTYEEMTTVLVQIESCLNSRPLSQLSDNPVDPLPLTPGHFLVGEPLVNVCDSYYINHAENVNLTSRWKLVQKITNDFWRRWSKDYLLNLDKRYKWTIKKSEPDVDDIVIIREDNLPPTKWILGRIVQKHPGKDNVTRVVTIKCKDKLLKRPVNKLCFLPK, encoded by the coding sequence ATGAGTGTGGAAAAATCAATTGCCATTCAACAGGAAAGACTTACGAAATTAAATCGAGCTGAGGCTAATTACAGAAAAAGTCCTAAGGAAAGGGTCACAAGAGGTTATTTAGAAACAAGGTTGGAAATAGTTGAAAGCTTGTGGAAGGAGTTTACGGAGACTCATTGGCATATTATTGGAACAGCAAATGAAAGCCAAAGCTCTAGTCTTGACTACTTTACGAAAGGCACGTACGATACGTTTGAAGAAACCTATACTTATTACAAAGGCTGTTTGAAAGAAGCTATTCATGCCATGATTCGTCGTGACAAATCACAAGCATTGCCACCACAGTCGGTGGTTAAAGAGTCTAAGTCCAGTGATGTCAAACTTCCTAAAATAGAGTTACCTAAATTCAGTGGAAAATACGAAGAATGGCAACAATTTTACGATCTTTTTTGCTCACTTATTCACAACAATCGGAATTTGTCAGCCGTTGAAAAATTGCATTATTTAAAGAGCACTTTATCGGGTGATGCGGAAGCGCTCATTCGAAATTTACCAACAACTGAACTTAACTACAGCGCGGCATGGAAAAAACTAACAAACAGATATAATAACAAAAGGTACAATTGTAATGCTATTCTCAAGAGTTTATTCACTCAAAAGCATATCACCAGCGAATCTGCCTACTCCATAAGATGTTTGCTAGATGGAACAACATCGTGTATCACGTCTCTCAACAACTTGGGAATTGAAACCAAAGAGTGGGACGCAATTCTCGTTTTCCTAGTCGTCTCCAAACTAGATCACGAGTCACTCCGCCAGTGGGAGATAACTGTCAGTGGTGTTTCATCTGACACATTGACTAAATGGGATGAATTAGAAGTATTCCTAGAGTCACGGTTTAGGACACTGGAAATGATTGATAGTAGCAAACAAATGTCTAAAACTCCTCACAACAATGCAAAACGTATAGAGAAAATTAAATCATTCGCAGTTCATGATGACGCTAAGAAATATCAATGTATCATGTGTTCAGGAGATCATTTCCTCTATCAGTGCAAGGGATTTGGACAACTAGCGCCGCAAGAGAGACAAGAATACTTACAGAAAAAATCTCTTTGTTTTAACTGTCTAGCACCCACCCATTCAGTTAAGAAATGTCGTTACACAACAAGCTGTCGTAGATGTGGTAAACGACATCACTCTTTGCTTCATCAGGAAAGAGAAATACAACAAGGGTTCACAAACACAACAGAGAACAACCACACATTCACACAATCAAAGCAACCTAATCAAGGAAACAGTCAACCTTCATCACCCAATCAAAGGGTGAATATCGTTGCCAATTTTGCAAGGGAAGAAACAGTCGTCGGATTGGCCGACGTTCTTTTGGCGACGGCAATTGTGAGAGCATCTTCTGACAGCGGTCAATTCTGTGTTCTACGCGCCTTGATCGACCAAGGCTCACAGGCCTCTTTTGTCACAGAGCAAACAGTACAAACATTAGGGCTTAAGCGAGTGTCAGTTAGTGGCTGCGTGTCAGGTATAGGGGATGGTCGATTGCGTATAAAGCACATGGTTTCTTTCCAAATAGAGTCGCGTAGGGATCCAAGTAAGTCTATTCAAATTTCTGCATATGTATTAAAATCCCTTATTTCTCGATTACCCACCAACAAAATCTCGTCACCTGATTGGCTAGATATTGAGAAcctatcactagctgacccaggatTCAAATCACCTGGTAGAATTGATATTTTACTAGGAGCTGAAGTGTATGGCGAAGTCCTCTTGAATGACATTATCAAACACCCAAAGGGACACTTATTAGCTCAAAACACCATCTTTGGGTGGATCATTTCAGGGAAGGTATCCCAAGTACCTTCAACTGGTGTCAGAAAAATGGTAAGCCTACACGTTCAAGTAAgagaagattttttattaaaacaattctgGGAGTTAGAAAATGAACCAAACTTGATTCAAAAGAAACTTACTAAAACAGAAGAAAAATGCGAAGAATTTTACGACTCAACTACTTTCAGGAATGAAGAAGGAAGATTTGTGGTCAGATTACCTTTTAAGAGCGATGATCCACAATGTCAATACGGAGGATTAAAGGAGATAGCAgagaaaagattttattatttggaaaagAAACTTCAAAGGAATCCAAATTTTAAGGAAGAATATTGCAAGGTAATGCAAGAGTATCTGGATTTAAATCATATGATCGAAATAAAGGACGAAATGGTCGAGCCAAAGGCAGTATATTTTCCACATCACGCCGTTGTAAGGGAAGATAAGGAAACTACCAAAGTACGAGTTGTCTTCGATGCCTCTTGCAAAGGTAAGAACGGCGTATCTCTTAACGACAATCTTCATGTCGGGCCCAAACTACAACAAGATCTGAGACACATTCTGATGAGGTGGCGTATATTTCCTATATGTATCGTTGCAGATTTAATCAAAATGTACAGGCAAGTGCGCCTTAATGATGAGGACACGCGTTTCCAAAGGATCTTATGGAGATTCAACCCCGATGAACCTCTGGGTCAGTACGAGTTGCTCACACTCACCTTTGGAACGGCATGCGCACCTCATTTGGCCGTAAAGTCTCTGCAACGGTTGGCAGAGGACGAGCGTCTCAATTATCCAACCGCATCGGAAATAACGATAAAGGATTTTTATATCGACGATCTCATGACGGGCTGTCAAACTGAAGAGGAggcaattgaaatttataagggAATGAATAAGCTTATGCAGGCAGGAGGTTTTCAATTACAGAAGTGGAGCAGCAACAGTAGAGCCTTATTGCAGTACATTGACCAAGACAATCAGAGTTCAGCTCCATCTATTCCCATTAAGGCAGACAAAATGGTTAAAGTTTTGGGCATTTGTTGGAACAGAGATTCTGACGAGTTTCAGTACACGGTAGATTTGCCGGAAGTTGACAAATTACCAACAAAGCGTCAAGTGTTGTCCGACATTGCTCGGCTATACGATCCAATGGGCTGGATCGCGCCCGTTGTCGTGACTGCTAAGGTATTCATTCAAAAACTGTGGAAGTCAGGTTTGGCTTGGGACGATGAGCTTCCTGTAGATTTGCTAAATGAATGGCTAAAATACAGATCACAACTCACTGAGCTGAAAACCATCTTAATTCCAAGGTGGCTACATTTTACTCAAGATTGTGAAGTCGAATTGCACGCGTTTGCAGACGCTTCCCAAACAGCTTACGCTGGGGTTGTGTTCTCTCGTTCAGTAAACGAAAAGGGTGATGTTCACGTACATCTCCTAGCCTCGAAAACAAAAGAGACGCCGATTGAGAAGGAGTTATCAATTCCTAGAATAGAATTGTGCGGTGCAGTCCTGGCTACAAAATTGCTGCATGAAGTTGCACAAGTTATGGCTGTGCCTAAAGAAAAGCTTCACGCATGGTCTGATTCAACCATTGTCCTAGCATGGTTGCGAGGATTGCCGTCTAGGTGGACAACTTTTGTAAGTAATAGAGTATCAGAAATTCTTAACATTCTAGACAGTAATCAGTTCAATCATGTTGGAACAAAACTTAACCCCGCAGACTGTGCTTCCAGAGGATTGCAACCTTCAGACTTAAAGAGAGAGATGCTTTGGTGGAAGGGACCTACATTTCTTCATCAACCATTGATCAATTATCCAATAACAGAATACAGCACACAAGAAGAAGTCAGAGCGTGCAAAACTGGGGAAATCAAGACCTTAGTTGCGTTGAAGAAAGTGGACGCAAATCAACGTTTCAAGCAagaagaaaacaatttattttggaGTAAATATTCGTCTCTGAACAAAATGTTAAGAATTGTGTCATATGttaatagatttttaaatttaaaattaaaagcgcACGAAAGAAAGAAACATCCGGAGTTCATTACTGCAAGGGAAATTAATGATTCTTTACTAGGTTGCATTAAACAAGTTCaggcattaaaatttaaagaggAAATCAGGCAACTAAAGTCTGGAGGTCATGTACAGAAGAAAAATGAACTGCACATTCTCAACCCGTTTTTAGATGGAATGGGACTTTTGAGAGTAGGTGGTCGAATAACTTTATCTAAGTTGAGTTACGACGAGAAACATCCCATAGTGATGCCTGACGTAAGTCATCTTACCCAGGTCATCGTACAGGACGCTCATATCTCAACAATGCATGGCGGACCTCAAGCAATGCTCAATTACCTCAGAAGTAGGTTTTGGGTAATACATGCCAGGCAGttagttaaaaaatgttttcgcCGTTGTGTCACATGTATACGATACTCCCAACGCAAAACCACTCCTCTGATGGGTCAATTACCAGAAGTGCGGTTGCAGCCAAGTAAGGTTTTTAAGTCATCAGGTGTAGACTATGCGGGTCCCATAAATTTCCGAATCTCTCCTGGTAGGGGAGGCAAATCCTATAAAGGTTATATTTGCCTTTTCGTGTGTATGGTGACTCGTGCCATTCATATAGAAGCAGTGTCTGACTTAACTTCAAAAGGCTTCATCGCTGCATTTCGTAGATTCGTTGGTCGACGAGGACGTTGCACTGATCTACATTGCGATAACGGCACAAACTTTGTCGGTGCTGATAAAGAGCTGCGAGAAATATTCCAtacaaccaaatcaaaagtccCTCAAGAAATTGCGGATGTTTTGGCAATGGAGGGTACAACGTTTCATTACATACCTCCTTTAAGCCCAAATTTTGGTGGAATTTGGGAGGCTGGGGTTCGCTCGGCAAAGACACATTTTAAGAAGGTGATAGGTAATCATACTCTAACCTATGAGGAGATGACCACAGTGTTGGTACAAATAGAGTCTTGTCTGAATTCACGACCATTGAGTCAGTTAAGTGACAATCCGGTAGACCCTCTCCCCTTGACACCCGGCCATTTCCTGGTAGGAGAACCTCTTGTTAATGTTTGTGATAGTTATTACATTAATCATgctgaaaatgtaaatttaacaaGTAGATGGAAATTAGTTCAAAAGATTACTAATGATTTTTGGCGTAGATGGTccaaagattatttattaaatttagataagAGGTATAAGTGGACCATAAAAAAATCCGAACCTGATGTTGATGATATAGTTATAATTAGGGAGGATAATTTGCCACCAACAAAATGGATTCTCGGTAGAATAGTTCAAAAACATCCAGGCAAGGATAATGTCACGCGTGTAGTTACTATTAAATGCAAGGATAAATTGTTGAAACGTCCTGTTAACAAGCTTTGTTTCCTACCTAAGTGA